The Quercus robur chromosome 3, dhQueRobu3.1, whole genome shotgun sequence DNA segment CCAGGCTCTTACAAAGGCAGAATCCCTTAATAAGGGAATCTTATCTGAAATAGTACCAACTGATCTAGAAGTTTGTAGACAGCAGTGGTTACATGAAGATCATTGGGAAATGTCCAATCCTTTTATTGGTCACGATGACCTCTATTATGATAACCATGACCCAGATGTTAATGCTGACGTTGATGAAGAATGGTTCCAAGGAAAAGATGGATGGGACTAAACAACTCCaacacttaaataaaataaataaataaaatcccaGAAATATCCTAAAGCAACTTAGCCTTATCTACGTTTGTCAAAAGAACTTATTACTTTTGCATAAGCTTATCCAGAAGCAAGTGCTAGGCCCTTACTTCCATCAACATTTGTCAATCACAAGCCAGACCCCTAACATCTTGAAAAAAGCAGATTGTAAATTGTATTTGAATCTCATTTGAGTTCTGTTCTCTATAAATAAGCTCTTTGTATGTCTGTATGGGCAAGAAATAGCCCCCTCTGAAGTCCTTATGACCTACGTAAAATATCTATTGAATCTAATAATATCAGCCAATTTCCTGTATCTGGTTCTCTATTCTATTCCATGCTTTCAAGCAATCCTCTATATTTCTTTagcattatattttcttaactAGATCCCATAATTTTCTTACACCTTATTCCcatttacttatatatttggCATCAGAGCCATAtccaccatacatttcaatctCTTTTGATTAGTATACTTTGATTATTGTCTTGATTAGCATGCCCTGTGATTTACAATTGCCACGATAAATGGATCCTCTGCCAATTTTTCTTTCACCACTTTTTGTCCCCGATAACCAGACATGTTGAGAGTAAGCATTTTagatagaatatatatatatatatgacaagaGACTATAATTTTTTGATTATCACTTTTACTTAAgctaactttttttaaattatttttttcataactcACACCGGTCACCAATCACATTCATGAATATTTAGTGAAATTGACCGTGGTGGTCCTGCAATTTTTCATATATGGAACCCAATAAATCTATTATAGTCCTACAGTACTGCTCCATGCTGTGAAAGGTGGCATACCAATGATCTATATACCGCTACTTTCATAAACACCGAAAGGAGAAAAAGTCGCGTAcgtacctctctctctctctctccggcaTCCATCCCATATCCAACGCTATCTATTGGTCCGTTCTTCCACGCGTATATATCCGAGATTCGGTTTCATTTCCCAAAAgcactttctccaaaaaaaacaGCTACTAATTAATTATTACCACATTGTATTGTATGAATGAGACACACACTATTACAGTTGACTGTTTTTGCAGTGCCACTCTTTCTTTGGTCTAGTCTACTCTTCGGGCAATGCATCCTCATCACCTCACCTACTAATCTCACACTTCTGTCAAAACCCAaatcatcaacaacaataacCAAATACAAAACCTTTTTTCCCACACGACTCAATCAAAGTACAAGTGTACAGCAActattgtgagagagagagagagagagagagagagagagttacagCCTTGTATATTATAGACTTCCACTTTCACTTTTCTGaaacatacacacaaaaaatgtTTACAGTCAAACCAGACTGTTCTTCCAAGGCGGGCATCGCCGTCCGGCGATCTCCGGCTGCCTTTTCCGGCGCTGGAAAGAGTAGGAGGTCTAGATTAAGAGTACCCGAGTTGAGGGTCAACGGGAAAGGGTCAGTCCGGGCAGTGATTAGTAGTGGGGACAAGACTTTGGAGGCTGCGAGTCCATTGGAGAGCAAAGGAGAGAGTAATGGGTCTTTGGGTTCTTTGGGAGGAGGTGGGATCGAAGTGAGAGCTGTGGTCACtgtgaggaagaagatgaaggagacGCTCacggagaagatggaggaccaGTGGGAGTTCTTTGTCAATGGCTTTGGCCAAGGCATCATCATTCAGCTTATAAGCGAAGAGATTGATCCTGGttagtaattagtgtttttctTGTGCTTGCTTTCTCTGATGGGTATGGAGGATTTTCATGCAACCATGTGTAAAAAACTTAGGATATTTTGTGAATACAGGAAAAACAAGTGGACTTTTGGGTTTGTCTGAATCATATATAGACAACATGATGGTGTTAAGCAAAGTgaaaaaaagggtttttgaaGGCTACCCAACTTGTCCTATAGTGggcttttgatttctttttctgtttttaattttctaatcttttttaTGTTAGTTATGTATTactttaagttttttaaatttcacaGTTTGTCTTTgtacatcttctttttcttttcttttttggtaaagatACTTGTACATCTTCTATATATACATGGAGGATCTCTGATTCTAGTTCTTAGTCATCAAAGCTTTTTATTGGCTTTTATGGAAAGGGAATTTTTTTGCTGATTGCTTCGGTGCATACAGAAAGTTTgaactttcttcttttcttttctttttttctttttttaaattaatataatatgttgTTCCTCTTCTTGTCTTTTTGGGTTGTCAAAGGCATGCTAGTACATAATTCTTTCCCAAATTAGTTGCTTAATTTCTTTCAGTTTGGTCTTTTCTGATCAAGGCTGTTTAACCATCACTGAAACTGAATAATCTGCATTTGACAGTTTCAAATTCAGGAAAGAGTGTGGAGTCCTCTGTAAGAGGCTGGTTAACGAGGCCATTGACCAATTCACACATTGTTGAATATGCTGCTAATTTCACTGTCCCCTCTGACTTTGGATGTCCTGGGGCTATTCTCATTACAAATCTTCACAGTAAGGAGTTCTACTTATTGGAGATTGTCATTCATGGTTTTGATGAAGGCCCCATCTTCTTCCCAGCAAGTACATGGATCCATTCAAGGAAAGATAATCCTGAAAGTAGAATTATCTTCAAAAATCAAGTAAGAACCATGtgattttgtaaatattttgttttgctaaatgTTCAGTATATGGTTTTGCTTAATTAAAGCCCAAATAATGACACTGTTGTGAACAGGCATCTTTACCATCACAAACACCACCTGGCATTAAAGATCTTCGTCGTGAAGACTTGTTGAGTATTCGGGGTAATGGGAAAGGCGAGAGAAAGCCACATGATAGAATTTATGATTATGATGTTTATAATGATTTGGGTAATCCAGACAAGGATGAAGATCTTGCTAGGCCAGTTCTGGTGGGAGAGGAGAGGCCTTATCCTAGGCGCTGTAGAACTGGCCGACCTCCAACAAAGTCAGGTATGTTGTTCTTTAAAGTGTTATAGCACAGAGCTTTATGTTTCAGTTTCTCATTATAGCTAATACTATTTATGTGTCTTTTGACTTGCATGGAAATGAAATAGATCCATTTTCTGAAAGTAGAATTGAAAAGCCCCATCCAGTGTATGTTCCTCGAGATGAAACTTTTGAGGAGATTAAGCAGAATACTTTCTCTGCTGGAAGGATGAAAGCTATGCTCCACAATCTTATACCATCTATTGCTGCTACAATGTCTAGTTCGGACATCCCTTTTAAGTGCTTTTCTGATATTGATAAGCTATATAATGATGGTTTTCTCTTGAAAGATGAAGAGCATAAAGATATACTTGAGAATCCACTTGTGGGCAAGATGATGAAACAGGTTATGAGCATCGGCCAAACGTTGTTGAAGTATGAAACCCCAGCCATTATAAAAAGTTCGTATGCTTGTTCTGCTCCATCTATCTCCTTTCTAGTTATACTGAGGCTCATATATTACAATTATGTTACAGAAACTTTGTCAAGTGTCATAccatatttaatcatttattactgaaggggaaaaaaaaaaacaattttcagaTCTAAAACTCTAAAACATCATCTCTTTCTTGCACCTTATGTAATTACACATCCAGGAGATAGATTTGCTTGGTTGCGAGACAATGAGTTTGCACGTCAGACTTTAGCTGGGCTCAATCCAGTGAACATTGAGATTTTGAAGGTAATATTAAAGTAATCCATCATCTCTTATCTTGTATACGTTTTGTTCACCAGTTGTTTATAGGGAGTCCTTGAGTTGGTTGTATTTGCAGGAATTTCCAATTCTCAGCAAGCTAGACCCTGCTGTTTATGGCCCTCCAGAGTCAGCTCTCACAAAGGAACTGATAGAGCAAGAACTAAATGGACTTAGTGTGGAAGAGGTATTGATACGTGCTTCCATTAAGATATATGGATTTATATCACCCCTTCTTTCTTATATACGATGgttcattttctagaaattcaTATGATGCAGGCCCCTTAATTTTGACtcagaagaaaaagaatattttgATATTCATGCCATCTTCTGTTATCTATTTAGCAAAGTGCATAACTTTATCAACATCCTATTTGTGGTTCTTTTCAAATGTGTTATAAACAAACATGAAACTGTCAACCAGGGGGCGTATCTAATTCTAACttgcagaatttttttctttttgaaagaCTGAACCAACTACAATTGCAGAAATCCAGAAGTATACAATTTTTGGCTAAATTAAAAATCACACCTAATTTCGTCTTATTTTCATTCAGTCCTTTacgtttcatttttttttttttttttttttttttttttttttatacaagatagaaattcctttttttttttcagtcatttatttatttatttcagtcCTTAAACTTCCATTTATTTCTGATGTCGTCCGTATGTCCATTTACAAGATCGGACAAAAGTTGACAAAAGGACTAAACTGAAAATAGATTAAAGTTAaatgactgaaaaaaaaaaaaaaaaaaaaaaaaaaaaaaaaaaaaaacccttaaatgAATGAATTGAAAACATGCCAAAGTTAGTGATTGTAATTTGCAACTTGACCAAAAAATTTCTATGGaagcatttattttctttccatataTAAATCTGTGCCTATCTGACATTTGATAAACTTTTTTACGAGTCTCTGACATTGATAATACAGGCTATTGAGGACAAGAGACTGTTTATACTCGATTACCATGACATGCTTTTGCCGTTCATTAAGAAGATTAATGCATTGCCTGGGAGGAAATCTTATGCTTCTAGGACAATCTTTTTCTATACCAAGACTGGTTTTCTAAGGCCTGTAGCTATCGAGCTTTCACTTCCTCCAACACCTTCATCGCTTCGAAATAAACTTGTTTACACTCATGGGCATTATGCTACTACACATTGGACTTGGAAGCTAGCCAAAGCTCATGTTTGCTCAAATGATGCTGGCGTCCATCAACTAGTGAATCACTGGTAATTAAAAATCTGCTAAGTTTCAAGTTATATCCTATCAAATTAATTTCACCAAATTCAGATTATGTGGGAACTTAGAGAGGAACTGATTTGAGACCACAGTATCAGAACTAGAAACCTGGGTTGGCCTAAGGAAAATTGGGAATGGACACAGATTTTGGTTGCGTGCTTCATAAAGGTAGTAAAGACATGTAGATTGCTGATCTGTTGATTATTTGTGAACAGGTTGAAGACTCATGCTTCCATGGAGCCTTATATAATCGCAACTCATAGGCAGCTCAGCTCAATGCACCCCATTTACAAGCTGCTTCACCCTCATATGCGCTACACATTAGAAATTAACGCACTCGCACGGCAAAGTTTAATAAATGGAGGGGGAATAATTGAGGCTAGTTTCAGTCCAGGAAAGTATGCCATGGAGCTTAGCTCTGCAGCCTACAAGAGTCTGTGGCGGTTTGACATGGAGGCATTGCCAGCAGATCTTATTCGGAGGTACGGTTCTAAATCTAATGCACACATTAAAACACTAAATTCTTTGATGCCTTTAAATCCCCACTACCTCTGGCGGCTTAGTCTGAACGTATTATCATGGTTCCAAACTTTTCTTCCTTAGGCTCACAGCTTACTATTGGCCTTCTGGTAgagtaaataatataattaatgaaTGCTTGTCTTTGTTTCAGGGGCATGGCAGTAGAGGATTCTTCAATGCCCTGTGGTGTGAAACTTGTAATTGAAGACTACCCTTATGCTGCAGATGGCCTTCTAATATGGTCTGCAATTCAAGAATGGGTAGAATCGTATGTTGAACACTTCTACTCTGAGCCAAATTCTGTAACATCTGATCTTGAACTCCAAGCCTGGTGGAATGAAATCAAGAACAAAGGTCACTATGACAAAAGGAATGAGCCCTGGTGGCCTAAACTCAATACCAAGGAGGACTTATCTGGTATTCTTTCCACAATGATTTGGATTGCTTCTGGTCAGCATGCAGCTATAAACTTTGGGCAGTACCCATTCGGAGGATATATGCCTAACCGTCCTACCCTTATGAGAAGACTCATTCCACAAGAAAATGATCCTGATTATGAGAAGTTTATTATGAACCCGCAGCATACTTTCCTGTCTTCGTTGCCAACTCAACTACAAGCCACCAAGATAATGGCAGTTCAAGACACCCTGTCAACTCACTCCCCAGATGAAGAGTACCTGGGTCAGGTGAATCCACTACACAACCATTGGATCAATGATCATGAAGTTTTGAAACTGTTCGATAGATTCTCTGCTAGATTAGAGGAGATAGAGGAGATAATACaccaaagaaataaaagcaatCATCTTAAAAATAGAAGTGGTGCAGGCATTCCTCCATATGAACTGCTCCTTCCCACATCAGGTCCGGGAGTAACTGGTCGGGGAATCCCCAATAGCATTTCTATCTGATGGCTTTAGCTAGTGTGAAGGTTTCGTACATTCTCAGCCAAAAACAATGTATCTATTGACACTGGTTAATCAATAAGTAATTTCAGCACAAAAATAATGCATTTATTTACAATGGTTCATcaataagtaaagaaaaatgagagtttATTGATCTTTAGTTCAATTGGTACCTCCTTCCTCAATAGGAAGCAGTAATTATCTTATAAACCTATTCCATGGGGCGATCCTCTTGTGGGGGGGTGGGTTGTAGTCTAGCCCATATCGATCCTCTTACAAGCCTGTGGGTTGGAGGGGGGGTGTGATTGTAGTTTAGCCCATATCAAACTGTGATAACTGATAAGTAAGAGAACCATAAGATTTTATAGACAATGAGAAGCAACTGCTGCGTTAAAGTGTCAAAGTTGATGTTGATAAATGCGTCTGACCCAAGCTCATCTGGATTAAGCCTAGTTTGAAAAATGTGAGCATTACTACAGGCCTGGCTGAGGTTGAGCCAATACTCTATTATGTGTTGAGTTTATTTGGGGACCTTTTCATTTGGGTTGAGTTCGAGCCTATCTCAATGCAGCTCAATTGACATGCATGGCTAATGGTAATGATGTTAATAATGATCGTGGTCCTTAACTCCATACAATCAAATAATGTAAAACTATGTAATTGTCTCAACTGGCAATAAGTAAAACAATATTCTTATCTTTACAGGAAACAAAGACCAATTTTGGTAGAGTATACAAATTATATGAATATctataaaaatcataaaaaataacacctttgaaatttataatttcgAGGTAGCTTTTGATAATGCAAGTTTGATTAGTTCCTTCCTCAACACCTTACCCGGGGCATTTTTTGGTATCATATCAACGAACATCGCTCGCCGTATTCTCTTGTAGGGAGCAACCTGCAGCCATGTTTTCCAAAGGAGAAAGAGTAGACATTGATTTGAAGATGAAATCAGTCaaaaagaatctttttttttttttttttctaatcaaacaacgataattgataatagatttgtACCTGTTTGGCAACAAAATCCATGATTTGTGGTTCATCAATGGTGCTACCATTATGTCTTACAATAAAAGCCATCGGTAATTGACCTACTTCCTCATCAGGATACCTGtcaattacttttttgtaaTTGCTCACGTATGTTTATTTGCTAAACATAAACTCTAGCAATTGATAAGTGCATTCAGACAACAACATAAACTAATTCATAGAGTAATAGAAACAAAGTCACATACGGAGCAACAGCTACATCAGCAACTTCTGGATGAGAATGAAGCAGATACTCCAGTTCTGCTGGGGCAACCTACATGCATAGCATGAATGTTCAAGCAAAACATATCGACCAAAAAAATTACGTAAAGTAAACAGTGATGGAGAAAAAATGGTGGATTCATAAATATCAGTTCCGTATACTATCTAGTAGTATTCACTATTCATAGTCGACCAACTCCGCAATTATGAAATTTGTATgtacaaaaaaaagttgtgtCGTTGTAACATTACTGAAGTAAATGCAAACTTACCTGGTAGCCTTTGTATTTGATTAATTCCTTTATGCGTTCCACGAAAAACAGGAAACCTTCATtgtcaaaataacataaatctCCAGTTCTTAACCATCCATCTGAACCAAGAATTTCAGTAGTTGCCGCTGCATCTCCAACGTAACCTACACTTTTAATTACAAGAATTAATGGAATTGTAAACTACAAGCTTCAGAGTTTTGTTAAGGTTATATCAGGGCCCAACTAGGCCTAGTCATATAAAAATGCTCCATAGAATACAATACAATACCCTTCATAACGGATGGTCCTCTAAGCCAAAGCTCCCCAGGCATCATAGGAGGCAAACCAATGCCAGTATCAGGGTCCACAATCTTGGCTTCCGAATTTGACAAAAGCTTCCCTGTTGCACCCACTACTCCGCATTCTTTCAGGCCCACTGTTCCGAACACTCGGCCCGTTACCTCGGTCAAACCGTAGGCCTATCATTCCCATACATCGGTCATAGATTATAAAATCACATTATTTTTGGGAAATtgctctttttttaaataaataaaaaattacttacaGGTTACAATGATGGTAATGGAGAATATGGTTCTCCTAATATAGGAAACAATTTATGTTATGGAGATTAAAAGCTCTTTGAACAAAAACTTCTacttaaataaaaagaacaaaaaaaaacttctacgtaaataaaaagaacaaactACAATGGTATGAGATGGGATGTAAACACCAAAGTCTTATGTTTAATCTATCACACCACACTAACTTAGGTTTAATTGAACACACCATGGTATTTATTTATGGCGAGGTTTATTATAATGTTAGGATCACAAACTTTACCACAATTACCCTATATGACAGACTAAGTGATGGAGAAAAAATGATCGGATTATATGATAATGACAGACAACTAATTACAGTCTGCCACGTAACAcaattgtaacaaaaaatatatatgtatatatatatatatatatatgtatatatatatatatatatatatatataatgtgatACTAGTAAACATTATTCGGGTTTTTAAGATGCTTTTAGGGTAAGGGCtggaatagtaaaaaaaagttgagatAACACttctttatataaataaaaaagagtaacataataaaaaaaaaaactaactatttcttttgttttctagtTCTTTTTAAGATAAGTATAAAGacgaatcaattttttttttttatacaagataaaaattctactctaatcaaatataaatatatacgtGTGTGAAGTTCGAGACTTAAACTCCGACCATTGCTCCCTACActtcacaaacacttatacttatggagtgactaCCACACTAAAGATACTAAGTGATAAGACAAATCAATTAAACCTAGagctgattctcaaaaaaaaaaaaaataaataaataaaataaaccaagaGTCCACGGTTTTACCATTCGGGACAATTATTATATGCTTTTATACAAATAGTTCTTGTTTTTTTCTGAAgctatcttttcttttattggtaGAATATTTCTAAAGCTACCTTCTTCTTGTTTTGTCCTTTCGTTAtcttctttttggcttttgCTGTAGAACTATGTCACTCACTCTTTTGATTGAAAtccttgaaaattttaaattatttttcattaaataaataatttaaatttgacCAAATCAACAATGACCTAAATAAAGTAAAAGATAAATACAAATTTGCCACTCAAAATAAAGCATCCAAGTCACCCAAAATCCCAATTGGGGTACCATACTATATTTGTCAGCTAACCTGCGCCACTTGCAAATTGGGAAACCGTTCCTTGAACTTAACAAGGACGCTGCGCTGTAGAGGAGCGCCGCCACAAGCCACGACTTCAAGAAATCTCAAATCATAGCCGTCCATCAAATTCCCCTTAATCATAGCCACAGCAACAGGTGGGGCCAATGCCACGTGCGTAACTCTAAACTCCTCGATCGCTCTCATCACAGCCGTTAGATCAAACTTGGGCCCCGTACACACCGCCACACTGTGACCCATCGCCAATTCCCTCATGAACAAGCCCATTCCGTACACGTGGAAGAACGGAACCGTACACAGAACCACCGCCGGCGAAGATCGAAGCTCACGCGCCGCGAAAACTCCGGCCACTACTGATATCCAGTTCCGGTGAGTCAACTCGACGCCCTTGATTCGCCCGGTCGTGCCGGAGGAGTACAGAATTGTCGCCGTGTCGGACTGGTTCACGGTAAC contains these protein-coding regions:
- the LOC126718238 gene encoding lipoxygenase 6, chloroplastic isoform X1; this translates as MFTVKPDCSSKAGIAVRRSPAAFSGAGKSRRSRLRVPELRVNGKGSVRAVISSGDKTLEAASPLESKGESNGSLGSLGGGGIEVRAVVTVRKKMKETLTEKMEDQWEFFVNGFGQGIIIQLISEEIDPVSNSGKSVESSVRGWLTRPLTNSHIVEYAANFTVPSDFGCPGAILITNLHSKEFYLLEIVIHGFDEGPIFFPASTWIHSRKDNPESRIIFKNQASLPSQTPPGIKDLRREDLLSIRGNGKGERKPHDRIYDYDVYNDLGNPDKDEDLARPVLVGEERPYPRRCRTGRPPTKSDPFSESRIEKPHPVYVPRDETFEEIKQNTFSAGRMKAMLHNLIPSIAATMSSSDIPFKCFSDIDKLYNDGFLLKDEEHKDILENPLVGKMMKQVMSIGQTLLKYETPAIIKRDRFAWLRDNEFARQTLAGLNPVNIEILKEFPILSKLDPAVYGPPESALTKELIEQELNGLSVEEAIEDKRLFILDYHDMLLPFIKKINALPGRKSYASRTIFFYTKTGFLRPVAIELSLPPTPSSLRNKLVYTHGHYATTHWTWKLAKAHVCSNDAGVHQLVNHWLKTHASMEPYIIATHRQLSSMHPIYKLLHPHMRYTLEINALARQSLINGGGIIEASFSPGKYAMELSSAAYKSLWRFDMEALPADLIRRGMAVEDSSMPCGVKLVIEDYPYAADGLLIWSAIQEWVESYVEHFYSEPNSVTSDLELQAWWNEIKNKGHYDKRNEPWWPKLNTKEDLSGILSTMIWIASGQHAAINFGQYPFGGYMPNRPTLMRRLIPQENDPDYEKFIMNPQHTFLSSLPTQLQATKIMAVQDTLSTHSPDEEYLGQVNPLHNHWINDHEVLKLFDRFSARLEEIEEIIHQRNKSNHLKNRSGAGIPPYELLLPTSGPGVTGRGIPNSISI
- the LOC126718238 gene encoding lipoxygenase 6, chloroplastic isoform X2, yielding MFTVKPDCSSKAGIAVRRSPAAFSGAGKSRRSRLRVPELRVNGKGSVRAVISSGDKTLEAASPLESKGESNGSLGSLGGGGIEVRAVVTVRKKMKETLTEKMEDQWEFFVNGFGQGIIIQLISEEIDPVSNSGKSVESSVRGWLTRPLTNSHIVEYAANFTVPSDFGCPGAILITNLHSKEFYLLEIVIHGFDEGPIFFPASTWIHSRKDNPESRIIFKNQASLPSQTPPGIKDLRREDLLSIRGNGKGERKPHDRIYDYDVYNDLGNPDKDEDLARPVLVGEERPYPRRCRTGRPPTKSDPFSESRIEKPHPVYVPRDETFEEIKQNTFSAGRMKAMLHNLIPSIAATMSSSDIPFKCFSDIDKLYNDGFLLKDEEHKDILENPLVGKMMKQVMSIGQTLLKYETPAIIKRDRFAWLRDNEFARQTLAGLNPVNIEILKEFPILSKLDPAVYGPPESALTKELIEQELNGLSVEEAIEDKRLFILDYHDMLLPFIKKINALPGRKSYASRTIFFYTKTGFLRPVAIELSLPPTPSSLRNKLVYTHGHYATTHWTWKLAKAHVCSNDAGVHQLVNHWLKTHASMEPYIIATHRQLSSMHPIYKLLHPHMRYTLEINALARQSLINGGGIIEASFSPGKYAMELSSAAYKSLWRFDMEALPADLIRRGMAVEDSSMPCGVKLVIEDCPYAADGLLIWSAIQEWVESYVEHFYSEPNSVTSDLELQAWWNEIKNKGHYDKRNEPWLPKINTKEDLSGILSTMIWIASGKHAAINFGQYPFGGYMPNRPTLMRRLIPQENDPDYEKFIMNPQHTFLSSLPTQLQATKIMEVQDTLSTHSPDEEYLGQVNPLHNHWINDHEVLKLFNRFSARLEEIEEIIHQRNKDNHLKNRSGAGIPPYELLLPTSGTGVTGRGIPNSISI
- the LOC126718239 gene encoding 4-coumarate--CoA ligase-like 9, producing MANHHNSTIDPNSGFCSQTKIYHSLRPTISLPPLTTPLSITDYLFPDLNSSPPPTTAATAALIDATTHRLISFPDFARRIQTLTSSLQNRLHLSKGDTAFILSPNSLHVPILHFSLLSLGVVVSPSNPASTKPEISRQIHLSKPVIAFATSETAAKIPSLRCGTVLLDSPEFESLMTRPTTGDNNNNKQRVTVNQSDTATILYSSGTTGRIKGVELTHRNWISVVAGVFAARELRSSPAVVLCTVPFFHVYGMGLFMRELAMGHSVAVCTGPKFDLTAVMRAIEEFRVTHVALAPPVAVAMIKGNLMDGYDLRFLEVVACGGAPLQRSVLVKFKERFPNLQVAQAYGLTEVTGRVFGTVGLKECGVVGATGKLLSNSEAKIVDPDTGIGLPPMMPGELWLRGPSVMKGYVGDAAATTEILGSDGWLRTGDLCYFDNEGFLFFVERIKELIKYKGYQVAPAELEYLLHSHPEVADVAVAPYPDEEVGQLPMAFIVRHNGSTIDEPQIMDFVAKQVAPYKRIRRAMFVDMIPKNAPGKVLRKELIKLALSKATSKL